In Methylacidiphilum infernorum V4, a single window of DNA contains:
- a CDS encoding LysR family transcriptional regulator — protein sequence MQIETLKAFRDLVESRSFSKAAQLNKISQSAVSQQIRSLEERFGVPLIERGSRKVQLTKEGEILYHAAREIVDIYTRIEAKITEIKASVSGNIRVSAIYSVGLHELPYYLKKFLKLYPEVNIRVEYRHSRQVYQDIIEGNSDIGIVAYPSPRKLIKIEPFRKDRMVVICSPTHRFSQLKEVGLEEIAREGFIAFSSDMPTRRELDKLFRDRGLEFRPVMEFDNVETVKRAVEIDAGVAIVPMATITQEIRNGTLKMLELSGPPCYRPIGILYKSGRMLTPAMRKFIEILQKEEVPIDTPLDFLNVKNGS from the coding sequence ATGCAAATAGAAACGCTCAAAGCCTTTAGGGATCTTGTAGAAAGTCGTAGTTTTAGCAAGGCTGCCCAACTGAACAAGATCAGTCAATCTGCTGTCAGCCAGCAGATTCGTTCCCTTGAAGAGCGTTTTGGTGTTCCTCTTATTGAGAGAGGGAGCCGCAAGGTGCAGTTGACAAAGGAAGGAGAAATACTTTATCATGCCGCCCGGGAGATTGTTGATATTTATACAAGAATAGAAGCGAAAATTACTGAAATCAAGGCTTCTGTTTCGGGCAACATCCGGGTTTCGGCCATTTACAGTGTCGGTCTTCATGAACTGCCTTACTATTTGAAAAAGTTTTTGAAACTCTACCCCGAAGTTAACATCCGGGTCGAATACCGCCACTCAAGGCAAGTTTATCAAGACATCATAGAAGGCAATAGCGACATCGGCATCGTTGCTTATCCCTCGCCGAGAAAACTGATCAAAATTGAGCCTTTCCGCAAAGACCGCATGGTGGTTATCTGCAGCCCGACTCACCGTTTCTCCCAATTAAAAGAGGTCGGCTTGGAAGAAATAGCCAGGGAGGGGTTCATCGCTTTTAGTTCGGACATGCCGACCCGCAGGGAGCTCGACAAGCTCTTTAGGGATAGGGGGCTTGAATTTAGACCCGTAATGGAGTTTGATAATGTCGAGACGGTGAAGAGGGCTGTAGAAATCGATGCCGGGGTGGCTATCGTTCCCATGGCTACGATTACCCAGGAGATCAGGAATGGCACCCTCAAGATGCTCGAGCTTTCCGGCCCCCCTTGCTATAGACCGATTGGGATTCTGTATAAATCAGGAAGGATGCTTACCCCGGCAATGAGAAAATTCATAGAGATTCTCCAGAAAGAGGAGGTACCCATCGATACTCCTCTAGATTTTTTAAACGTTAAGAACGGTTCTTGA
- the speA gene encoding biosynthetic arginine decarboxylase, which produces MISQPKIPWEIGQALNTYQIPRWGAGYFSINKEGNICVRPVQDAGPELDLFKVIRAAFGRKLHFPLLLRFQDLLRHRVLNLNQAFKEAIEEADYRGKYRAVFPIKVNQLREVIEEIVDAGSPFHHGLEAGSKAELFAALAMLKDSEALLICNGFKDRLFVDSIFLGRKLGKKVIQVLEKVEELDLVIDGLSRFKVDPIIGVRIQLASKGRGHWAYSSGDEAKFGLSTAELLQVIQRLKENHLSHCLQLIHFHIGSQIPDILTIKRAVREAARYYARLYQLGFPIQYIDVGGGLGVDYDGSRSTDSSINYSLQEYARDIVYNIAEICNEEKVPHPTIVTESGRAVVAYHSVLIVDVLGTIQKIKPAGLQPLSFHSNHKLVQDLMELKALLNKRNRLENYHDSLQIKEDAQAMFDLGLLDLQTKAEIETLYWEICKEVVNLYNGAKQVPEEIRKLRESLSDQYLCNFSVFQSLIDHWGLGQIFPVVPISMLNEKPDSRGFLVDITCDSDGKICSFLTGEEKHQSSIPLHSLDSKPYLLGIFLVGAYQDIMGDLHNLFGRVNEAHVFIDPDEPEGFYIEETIPALTIGEALSAVQYEPKILENAMKSQIDNAIKQNLLKPNEGMRLLEFYESGLKKSTYLEIEYEELNKKSVAEIESERSLFFGPLPG; this is translated from the coding sequence ATGATTAGCCAACCAAAAATCCCGTGGGAGATAGGCCAAGCCCTGAACACCTATCAGATACCTCGCTGGGGAGCAGGCTACTTTTCCATCAACAAGGAAGGAAACATTTGCGTCAGGCCCGTGCAAGATGCCGGACCGGAGCTTGACCTCTTCAAAGTCATCCGTGCCGCTTTCGGAAGGAAACTCCATTTCCCCCTCCTTTTGCGCTTCCAGGACCTATTGCGCCATCGTGTTCTCAATCTCAACCAGGCATTCAAAGAAGCGATCGAAGAAGCGGACTACAGGGGAAAATATCGAGCGGTTTTCCCCATAAAAGTAAACCAACTCCGTGAAGTGATCGAAGAGATCGTCGATGCAGGCTCTCCCTTTCATCACGGCCTGGAAGCGGGAAGCAAAGCTGAATTGTTTGCCGCATTGGCCATGCTCAAGGATTCCGAAGCCCTGCTCATCTGCAACGGGTTCAAAGACAGGCTTTTCGTCGATTCGATCTTTCTTGGCCGTAAACTCGGCAAAAAGGTAATCCAGGTCCTCGAAAAAGTTGAAGAATTGGATCTCGTGATCGACGGGCTCAGCCGTTTCAAAGTCGATCCCATCATCGGTGTGCGCATCCAGCTGGCTTCCAAGGGCAGAGGCCACTGGGCCTATTCGAGCGGCGATGAAGCGAAGTTCGGCCTTTCCACCGCGGAGCTCTTACAGGTCATCCAGAGGCTCAAGGAGAACCATTTATCCCACTGCCTTCAACTGATCCATTTTCATATCGGCTCGCAAATTCCCGATATCCTCACGATTAAAAGGGCGGTAAGAGAAGCAGCAAGATATTACGCCAGGCTTTATCAGCTTGGATTTCCCATCCAGTACATCGACGTGGGAGGAGGACTCGGCGTCGATTATGATGGAAGCAGGTCTACCGACTCGAGCATAAACTACTCCCTTCAGGAATATGCCCGGGACATTGTTTATAACATTGCCGAAATCTGCAACGAAGAAAAAGTTCCCCATCCCACCATTGTTACCGAGAGTGGAAGAGCGGTCGTGGCCTACCATTCCGTCCTCATTGTCGATGTCCTGGGCACCATCCAGAAAATAAAACCCGCAGGCTTACAACCCTTAAGCTTTCATTCCAATCACAAGCTTGTCCAGGATCTCATGGAGCTTAAAGCCTTACTCAACAAGAGAAATCGGCTTGAGAACTACCATGACAGTCTCCAGATCAAGGAAGATGCTCAAGCGATGTTTGACCTCGGCTTGCTCGATCTTCAAACCAAGGCTGAAATTGAAACCCTTTACTGGGAGATCTGCAAAGAAGTGGTCAACCTTTACAATGGAGCCAAGCAGGTTCCCGAGGAGATACGCAAGCTGCGCGAATCTCTCAGTGATCAGTATCTCTGTAACTTTTCGGTCTTTCAATCCTTGATCGACCATTGGGGACTTGGACAGATTTTCCCCGTTGTCCCGATCTCCATGCTGAATGAAAAACCCGACAGCCGTGGTTTTCTCGTGGACATTACCTGCGATTCCGATGGAAAAATCTGTTCCTTCCTGACCGGGGAAGAAAAACACCAGAGTTCCATCCCCTTGCACAGCCTGGATTCCAAGCCCTATCTCCTAGGCATTTTCCTCGTTGGCGCCTACCAAGACATCATGGGGGATCTCCACAACCTATTCGGCAGGGTGAACGAAGCCCACGTGTTTATCGATCCTGACGAACCCGAGGGGTTTTACATCGAAGAAACGATTCCTGCCTTAACCATCGGAGAGGCGCTGAGCGCGGTTCAATATGAACCGAAGATTCTTGAAAATGCCATGAAAAGCCAAATTGATAACGCGATCAAGCAAAACCTTCTTAAGCCCAATGAAGGCATGCGTCTTCTCGAATTCTACGAGAGCGGATTAAAAAAATCCACCTACCTAGAGATCGAATACGAAGAGCTCAATAAAAAGTCCGTCGCGGAAATCGAGTCAGAAAGAAGCTTGTTTTTTGGCCCCCTTCCCGGTTAA